A window of Actinopolymorpha sp. NPDC004070 contains these coding sequences:
- the grpE gene encoding nucleotide exchange factor GrpE, whose amino-acid sequence MSERTSQPGEQLVERPVALPEVAELAQEVAALRDLFQRRLLEDQARQRMYDELYRQLEFARQGLVEEFVAPLAREILLVVDRIDVLAGQGAAGDGDADHAANLDSVRAELLEILHRRGLREVDARGQEFDPRVHEAVARVPVEPGDRVGRVVEVRRPGYALSDRLLRPAQVGVGYLPGERRS is encoded by the coding sequence ATGTCGGAACGCACCTCACAGCCTGGCGAGCAGCTGGTGGAACGACCGGTCGCTCTCCCGGAGGTGGCCGAGCTGGCACAGGAGGTGGCCGCGCTGCGCGACCTGTTCCAGCGCCGCCTGCTGGAGGACCAGGCCCGGCAGCGCATGTACGACGAGTTGTACCGCCAGCTGGAGTTCGCCCGGCAGGGCCTCGTCGAGGAGTTCGTGGCACCGCTGGCCCGGGAGATCCTGCTCGTGGTGGACCGGATCGACGTGCTCGCCGGCCAGGGCGCCGCGGGGGACGGAGACGCCGACCACGCCGCCAACCTGGACTCGGTGCGGGCGGAGCTGCTGGAGATCCTCCACCGGCGCGGGCTGCGCGAGGTCGACGCGCGCGGTCAGGAGTTCGACCCGCGGGTGCACGAGGCGGTGGCCCGGGTGCCGGTCGAGCCCGGTGACCGGGTGGGCCGGGTGGTGGAGGTACGCCGGCCCGGCTACGCGCTCTCGGACCGGCTGCTGCGTCCCGCCCAGGTCGGGGTCGGCTACCTGCCCGGAGAACGCCGGTCCTGA
- the sthA gene encoding Si-specific NAD(P)(+) transhydrogenase, with protein MYDYDLLVIGSGPGGQKAAIAGAKLGRRTAVVEKRHMIGGVCINTGTIPSKTLREAILYLTGLNQRELYGSAYRLKDDITVADLSARTQHVIGREIDVIRSQLARNRVQMLFGVGRFVDDHTVAVTGPDGGVRTVTSDRIVIAVGTRPARPSSVAFDGRSIVDSDQLLEMDQIPSSMVVVGAGVIGIEYASMFAALGTKVTVVERRDRMLDFCDLEIVEALKYQLRDLAVTFRFNETVARVDHHDGATLTVLESGKRIPADTVMYSAGRQGVTEGLEVGNAGLEADARGRIKVDEHYRTAVPHIYAVGDVIGFPALAATSMEQGRRAAYHALEEPVGTEMGELQPIGIYTIPEISYVGRTEDELTEANVPFEVGISRYRELARGAILGDSYGMLKLLVHAEERTLLGVHVFGTGATELVHIGQTVMGCGATVDYLVDAVFNYPTLAESYKVAALDAMNKMRAVQRFLT; from the coding sequence ATGTACGACTACGACCTGCTCGTCATCGGATCCGGACCCGGCGGCCAGAAGGCCGCGATCGCCGGTGCCAAACTCGGCCGCCGCACGGCCGTGGTGGAGAAGCGGCACATGATCGGCGGGGTCTGCATCAACACCGGGACCATCCCGTCCAAGACGTTGCGCGAGGCGATCCTCTACCTCACCGGACTCAACCAGCGGGAGCTGTACGGCTCGGCGTACCGCCTGAAGGACGACATCACCGTCGCCGACCTGTCCGCCCGCACCCAGCACGTCATCGGCCGTGAGATCGACGTGATCCGCAGCCAGCTCGCCCGCAACCGCGTGCAGATGCTGTTCGGCGTGGGCAGGTTCGTCGACGACCACACCGTCGCGGTCACCGGGCCCGACGGCGGCGTCCGCACCGTCACCTCCGACCGGATCGTGATCGCGGTCGGCACCCGCCCGGCCCGGCCGTCCTCGGTGGCCTTCGACGGCCGCAGCATCGTCGACTCCGACCAGCTGCTGGAGATGGACCAGATCCCGTCGTCGATGGTGGTCGTCGGCGCCGGGGTGATCGGCATCGAGTACGCCTCGATGTTCGCCGCGCTCGGCACCAAGGTCACCGTGGTCGAACGCCGGGACCGGATGCTGGACTTCTGCGACCTGGAGATCGTCGAGGCGCTGAAGTACCAGCTGCGCGACCTCGCGGTGACGTTCCGCTTCAACGAGACGGTGGCCCGGGTCGACCACCACGACGGCGCGACGCTGACCGTGCTGGAAAGCGGCAAGCGCATCCCGGCCGACACGGTGATGTACTCCGCCGGGCGACAGGGGGTCACCGAGGGCCTCGAGGTCGGCAACGCCGGGCTGGAGGCCGACGCCCGCGGCCGGATCAAGGTCGACGAGCACTACCGCACCGCCGTACCCCACATCTACGCCGTGGGCGACGTGATCGGCTTCCCCGCGCTGGCGGCCACCTCGATGGAGCAGGGCAGGCGAGCCGCCTACCACGCGCTGGAGGAACCCGTCGGGACCGAGATGGGCGAACTCCAGCCGATCGGCATCTACACGATCCCCGAGATCAGCTACGTCGGCCGCACCGAGGACGAGCTGACCGAGGCGAACGTGCCGTTCGAGGTGGGCATCTCCCGCTACCGCGAGCTGGCCCGCGGCGCCATCCTGGGCGACAGCTACGGCATGCTCAAGCTGCTCGTGCACGCGGAGGAGCGGACGCTGCTCGGCGTGCACGTGTTCGGCACCGGCGCCACCGAGCTGGTGCACATCGGGCAGACCGTGATGGGCTGCGGCGCCACCGTCGACTACCTCGTGGACGCGGTGTTCAACTACCCCACGCTGGCGGAGTCCTACAAGGTCGCCGCACTGGACGCGATGAACAAGATGCGGGCGGTGCAGCGGTTCCTCACCTGA
- a CDS encoding carbohydrate kinase family protein — MIAVVGHTSVETTVPAGLLGDTDAFGEHALSTSVSGVGVNVALALHTLGQDVRLASVVGDDLLGSVCVRTLAARGLDPGYVVRATPATAQSLVRHEPDGRRVNLVDLKDVQRAAYPPELVPGLLADVSLAVLGTIGYARPLLAEARERGVPVAADVQAVSGPDDAYNSDWLAGADLLFASHERLDRTPRDFVEALHRRYATAVVVVGLGGDGALLGVRGGPLLHVPAVRTRDVVSTVGAGDALFAAFVDGWSRGLDPRAALRRATYFASWKVGAAGGAAGYLDRPGLDALVAPGVLSGPEQH; from the coding sequence GTGATCGCGGTCGTCGGGCACACCAGCGTCGAGACGACGGTGCCCGCCGGCCTGCTGGGCGACACCGACGCGTTCGGTGAGCACGCGCTGTCCACCTCGGTGTCCGGGGTGGGCGTCAACGTCGCGCTGGCGCTGCACACCCTCGGTCAGGACGTCCGTCTCGCGTCGGTGGTCGGCGACGACCTGCTCGGCTCGGTGTGCGTGCGGACGCTCGCCGCCCGCGGCCTGGATCCCGGCTACGTCGTCCGGGCCACCCCCGCCACGGCCCAGTCCCTCGTACGCCACGAGCCGGACGGCCGGCGGGTCAACCTCGTGGACCTCAAGGACGTCCAGCGCGCGGCGTACCCACCCGAACTGGTGCCCGGCCTGCTCGCGGACGTGAGCCTGGCGGTGCTCGGCACCATCGGCTACGCGCGCCCGCTGCTCGCCGAGGCCCGCGAGCGCGGGGTGCCGGTGGCAGCCGACGTCCAGGCGGTGTCCGGGCCGGACGACGCCTACAACAGCGACTGGCTGGCCGGTGCCGACCTGCTGTTCGCCTCCCACGAACGCCTCGACCGCACACCGCGGGACTTCGTGGAGGCGCTGCACCGCCGGTACGCCACCGCCGTCGTCGTGGTCGGACTGGGCGGCGACGGAGCGCTGCTCGGCGTCCGCGGCGGACCGCTCCTGCACGTGCCTGCCGTCCGCACACGTGACGTGGTGAGCACGGTCGGGGCCGGTGACGCGTTGTTCGCCGCGTTCGTGGACGGCTGGTCCCGCGGACTGGATCCGCGAGCGGCGCTTCGGCGGGCGACGTACTTCGCCTCCTGGAAGGTCGGCGCGGCCGGGGGAGCGGCGGGCTACCTGGACCGGCCCGGGCTGGACGCGCTGGTCGCGCCGGGGGTCCTGAGCGGCCCTGAGCAGCACTGA
- a CDS encoding tetratricopeptide repeat protein, translating into MPVDYYDILEVAPGASTEQIRAAITAQRRVWVRRQSSPDPERRAYAEQRVRDVDAAEKALLNPAARSAYDEKLARARQAATSGSGSGGQGSGPGGGVRDRVPAPAPGGPTGPSGSGGTGSGGTGSGGTGSSGPGSSGHRRDPDLHDHLRRGDRYLEQGRWRLALAEYDYVREREPGNLRALTGLGAAQVGAGRVKEGLAVLQRAIEANPEAEDVKVALATALYEVAVTSVDHWGDGRGTDRPVITSRRQYTLVRRHLRRIRKLELTDWNVTMYAEELKDLLAEARSPVWVRSRSLRLYLVLLVGAGLFVALAHVESLRVVGACWIVAIVALYVLRHRQPAWKQHRRGYGRGRGGGRGPTYGGTFRKGI; encoded by the coding sequence ATGCCCGTCGACTACTACGACATCCTCGAGGTCGCGCCCGGCGCCAGCACCGAGCAGATCCGGGCGGCGATCACCGCGCAGCGCCGGGTCTGGGTGCGCCGCCAGTCCAGCCCCGACCCCGAGCGCCGGGCGTACGCCGAGCAGCGCGTGCGTGACGTCGACGCGGCGGAGAAGGCGCTCCTGAATCCCGCGGCGCGTTCGGCGTACGACGAGAAACTCGCCCGTGCCCGGCAGGCGGCGACCTCCGGCTCGGGCTCCGGCGGGCAGGGGAGCGGGCCGGGTGGCGGCGTCCGTGACCGGGTGCCGGCACCCGCACCAGGCGGTCCGACGGGGCCGAGCGGCTCCGGTGGCACTGGTTCCGGTGGCACTGGTTCTGGGGGGACAGGCTCCAGCGGGCCGGGCTCGTCCGGCCACCGCCGCGACCCCGACCTGCACGACCACCTGCGCAGGGGCGACCGCTACCTCGAGCAGGGGCGCTGGCGCCTGGCCCTGGCCGAGTACGACTACGTCCGCGAACGTGAGCCCGGTAACCTCCGCGCGCTCACCGGCCTCGGTGCCGCCCAGGTCGGTGCCGGCCGGGTGAAGGAGGGCCTGGCCGTCCTGCAGCGCGCGATCGAGGCCAACCCCGAGGCGGAGGACGTCAAGGTCGCGCTGGCGACGGCGCTGTACGAGGTCGCGGTCACCAGCGTCGACCACTGGGGCGACGGCCGGGGAACCGACCGGCCGGTCATCACCTCCCGGCGGCAGTACACCCTGGTCCGCCGGCACCTGCGCCGGATTCGCAAGCTCGAGCTGACCGACTGGAACGTCACCATGTATGCCGAGGAGCTGAAGGACCTGCTGGCCGAGGCGCGTTCCCCGGTGTGGGTGCGCAGCCGCTCGCTGCGGCTGTATCTCGTCCTGCTCGTCGGCGCGGGCCTGTTCGTCGCCCTGGCCCACGTGGAGAGCCTGCGCGTGGTGGGCGCGTGCTGGATCGTGGCGATCGTCGCCTTGTACGTCCTCCGTCATCGGCAGCCGGCCTGGAAACAGCACCGGCGCGGATACGGCCGCGGCCGCGGCGGCGGACGCGGGCCCACCTACGGCGGGACCTTCCGGAAGGGAATCTAG
- the thrS gene encoding threonine--tRNA ligase, giving the protein MSEITVTVVRSGERAEAEVTTGTTAGEALGVEPGDRTVVAARVGGELRDLAWPLSAGDEVEPVAIDSADGRAILRHSTAHVLAQAVQELYPEAKLGIGPPVENGFYYDFDVAEPFHPDDFKRLEKRMQEIVKEGQSFSRRVVGDDDARTELADEPYKLELIGLKGGAGAAAEGAGVEVGGGELTIYDNLRRDGGLAWKDLCRGPHLPTTRNIPAFKLMRVAAAYWRGSEKNPQLQRIYGTAWESRDALKAYLQRLEEAERRDHRKLGRELDLFSFPDELGSGLAVFHPKGGVVKREMEDYVRRRHLEEGFQYVGTPHITKGGLFETSGHLPYYADTMFPPMEVEGANYYVKAMNCPMHNLIYRSRGRSYRELPLRFFEFGAVYRFEKSGVVHGLTRVRGMTQDDSHSYVAPEQAADEIKHLLGFVLGLLKDFGLDDFYLELSTRDDSDKFIGTEEQWTEATRILEETAKETGLELVPDPGGAAFYGPKISVQTRDAIGRTWQMSTIQYDFNQPAGFGLEYQAADGSRQQPVMIHSAKFGSIERFLGVLVEHYAGAFPPWLAPVQVVGIPITDEHVPYLRDVAAKLTEHGIRVEIDTSDDRMQKKIRNAQKQKVPYMLLAGDDDVAKGAVSFRYRSGEQNNGVPVDQAVEEILAAVRNRAQV; this is encoded by the coding sequence GTGTCCGAGATCACCGTCACCGTCGTCCGTTCCGGCGAGCGCGCCGAGGCCGAGGTGACGACGGGCACGACTGCCGGTGAGGCGCTCGGCGTCGAACCCGGTGACCGCACCGTCGTGGCCGCCCGGGTCGGCGGCGAGCTGCGCGACCTCGCCTGGCCGCTGTCGGCCGGTGACGAGGTGGAGCCGGTGGCGATCGACAGCGCCGACGGCCGGGCGATCCTGCGGCACTCCACCGCGCACGTGCTGGCCCAGGCGGTGCAGGAGCTCTACCCCGAGGCGAAGCTCGGCATCGGCCCGCCGGTCGAGAACGGCTTCTACTACGACTTCGACGTCGCCGAGCCGTTCCACCCCGACGACTTCAAGCGCCTCGAGAAGCGCATGCAGGAGATCGTCAAGGAGGGGCAGTCGTTCTCCCGCCGTGTGGTCGGCGACGACGACGCCCGCACCGAGCTGGCCGACGAGCCGTACAAGCTGGAGCTGATCGGCCTCAAGGGCGGTGCCGGTGCGGCGGCGGAAGGTGCCGGCGTCGAGGTGGGCGGCGGCGAGCTGACCATCTACGACAACCTGCGCCGCGACGGCGGGCTGGCCTGGAAGGACCTGTGCCGCGGGCCGCACCTGCCCACCACCCGCAACATCCCGGCGTTCAAGCTGATGCGGGTCGCGGCGGCGTACTGGCGGGGCAGTGAGAAGAACCCCCAGCTGCAGCGCATCTACGGCACCGCCTGGGAGTCGCGCGACGCCCTCAAGGCCTACCTCCAGCGGCTGGAGGAGGCCGAGCGGCGCGACCACCGCAAGCTCGGGCGCGAGCTGGACCTGTTCTCCTTCCCCGACGAGCTGGGCTCGGGCCTCGCGGTGTTCCACCCCAAGGGCGGCGTCGTCAAGCGCGAGATGGAGGACTACGTCCGCCGGCGCCACCTGGAGGAGGGCTTCCAGTACGTCGGGACGCCGCACATCACCAAGGGCGGACTGTTCGAGACGTCCGGGCACCTGCCGTACTACGCCGACACGATGTTCCCGCCCATGGAGGTCGAGGGCGCGAACTACTACGTCAAGGCGATGAACTGCCCGATGCACAACCTGATCTACCGCTCGCGGGGCCGCTCCTACCGCGAGCTGCCGCTGCGGTTCTTCGAGTTCGGCGCGGTCTACCGGTTCGAGAAGTCCGGCGTCGTGCACGGGCTGACCCGGGTGCGCGGCATGACCCAGGACGACTCGCACTCCTACGTCGCCCCCGAGCAGGCCGCCGACGAGATCAAGCACCTGCTCGGTTTCGTGCTCGGGCTGCTCAAGGACTTCGGCCTGGACGACTTCTACCTCGAGCTGTCCACCCGCGACGACTCCGACAAGTTCATCGGCACCGAGGAGCAGTGGACCGAGGCCACCAGGATCCTGGAGGAGACCGCCAAGGAGACAGGCCTGGAGCTGGTGCCCGACCCGGGCGGCGCGGCGTTCTACGGCCCGAAGATCTCGGTGCAGACCCGGGACGCGATCGGGCGCACCTGGCAGATGTCGACCATCCAGTACGACTTCAACCAGCCGGCCGGGTTCGGGCTGGAGTACCAGGCGGCAGACGGCTCCCGGCAGCAGCCGGTGATGATCCACTCGGCGAAGTTCGGCTCGATCGAACGGTTCCTCGGTGTCCTGGTCGAGCACTACGCCGGTGCGTTCCCTCCCTGGCTGGCGCCGGTGCAGGTGGTCGGGATCCCGATCACCGACGAGCACGTGCCCTACCTCCGCGACGTCGCCGCGAAGCTCACCGAGCACGGCATCCGGGTGGAGATCGACACCTCCGACGACCGGATGCAGAAGAAGATCCGCAACGCGCAGAAGCAGAAGGTGCCGTACATGCTGCTGGCCGGCGACGACGACGTCGCCAAGGGAGCGGTGTCGTTCCGCTACCGCTCCGGTGAGCAGAACAACGGCGTGCCGGTCGACCAGGCGGTCGAGGAAATCTTGGCCGCCGTACGCAACCGCGCCCAGGTCTAG
- a CDS encoding Hsp70 family protein, whose protein sequence is MGHTIGIDLGTTYSAAARVNDLGKPEIVVNRDGERLTPSVVLFQDELPIVGTMAKRSAVTAPLDVVQFVKRSMGDPSWKFETSGGTTYRPEEISAIILRRIKDDVELALGSPVTDAVVTVPAYFDDAPRRATIDAGRIAGLNVARVLNEPTAAALAYGVEHEVEGTVLVYDLGGGTFDVTVMRVGGGDFDVLATHGDRNLGGFDFDNLLMRLLDERFQAAGGPSLLDGAEAEADLREKAEIAKRSLTTVEQTRVVLSGGGVSKVVPLTRAEFEDVTSSLISRTRDIAEIVVGDAGLDWSGVDHVQLAGGSTRMPMVRAMIEKVAGREPIRTVNPDEVVALGAAIQAHLVDLEVADSGAAAGRGATGHATGTTDGVTAEPLPVLASAVTRPRIRDVTSQGLGALAVRRGAASAEDVENVVIIPANTKIPAKRGQVFETIENNQTRLKVEVTQGDDDDPDYVRAIGEQTFDVPPYPAGAPFEVVYAYDIDQTVFIEVHDKTSGERIGTFEVNNVATMAEGEVASATDRMRLLDIS, encoded by the coding sequence GTGGGCCACACGATCGGCATCGACCTGGGCACCACCTACTCCGCTGCCGCGCGGGTGAACGACCTCGGCAAGCCCGAGATCGTGGTCAACCGGGACGGCGAGCGCCTCACGCCGTCGGTCGTGCTCTTCCAGGACGAGTTGCCGATCGTGGGCACGATGGCGAAGCGGTCGGCGGTGACCGCGCCGCTGGACGTCGTGCAGTTCGTGAAGCGGTCGATGGGCGACCCGAGCTGGAAGTTCGAGACCAGCGGCGGGACGACCTACCGGCCCGAGGAGATCTCCGCGATCATCCTGCGCCGCATCAAGGACGACGTCGAACTCGCCCTCGGCTCGCCGGTGACCGACGCGGTGGTGACCGTTCCCGCGTACTTCGACGACGCGCCCCGGCGGGCCACCATCGACGCCGGCCGGATCGCCGGGCTGAACGTCGCCCGGGTCCTCAACGAGCCGACCGCGGCCGCGCTCGCCTACGGCGTCGAGCACGAGGTCGAGGGCACCGTGTTGGTCTACGACCTCGGCGGCGGCACGTTCGACGTGACCGTGATGCGGGTGGGCGGCGGTGACTTCGACGTCCTCGCCACCCACGGCGACCGCAACCTCGGCGGCTTCGACTTCGACAACCTGCTGATGCGCCTGCTGGACGAACGCTTCCAGGCGGCCGGCGGGCCGAGCCTGCTCGACGGCGCCGAGGCCGAGGCGGACCTGCGGGAGAAGGCCGAGATCGCCAAGCGCAGCCTCACCACGGTCGAGCAGACCCGGGTTGTGCTGTCCGGCGGCGGGGTGTCGAAGGTCGTGCCGCTCACCCGTGCGGAGTTCGAGGACGTCACCTCCAGCCTGATCAGCCGTACCCGCGACATCGCCGAGATCGTCGTCGGCGACGCCGGCCTGGACTGGTCCGGAGTCGACCACGTGCAGCTCGCGGGCGGCTCGACCCGGATGCCGATGGTGCGGGCGATGATCGAGAAGGTCGCCGGCCGAGAGCCCATTCGTACGGTCAACCCCGACGAGGTGGTCGCGCTGGGCGCGGCGATCCAGGCACACCTGGTCGACCTCGAGGTCGCCGACTCCGGCGCCGCCGCCGGCAGGGGGGCGACCGGACACGCCACCGGCACCACCGACGGCGTGACCGCGGAGCCGCTGCCGGTGCTGGCGTCGGCGGTGACCCGCCCCCGGATCCGGGACGTCACCTCGCAGGGGCTCGGTGCGCTGGCCGTCCGCCGCGGCGCCGCCTCCGCCGAGGACGTGGAGAACGTCGTCATCATCCCGGCCAACACCAAGATCCCCGCCAAGCGCGGCCAGGTGTTCGAGACCATCGAGAACAACCAGACCCGGCTCAAGGTCGAGGTGACCCAGGGCGACGACGACGATCCCGACTACGTGCGCGCGATCGGCGAGCAGACCTTCGACGTCCCGCCCTACCCGGCGGGGGCGCCGTTCGAGGTGGTCTACGCGTACGACATCGACCAGACGGTCTTCATCGAGGTGCACGACAAGACGTCGGGGGAGCGGATCGGCACCTTCGAGGTGAACAACGTCGCCACGATGGCTGAGGGCGAGGTCGCGTCGGCCACCGACCGGATGCGGCTGCTCGACATCAGCTGA